Sequence from the Dioscorea cayenensis subsp. rotundata cultivar TDr96_F1 unplaced genomic scaffold, TDr96_F1_v2_PseudoChromosome.rev07_lg8_w22 25.fasta BLBR01000200.1, whole genome shotgun sequence genome:
GGCTGGAATCCTCTAGATATTTGCCTGAATGTGACCAAGCCATCCATAATAGGCAAATAGAAGTAGATGCATCTGATTTCCCCAGAATTATGGTTAAAACTTGTTGACAAGCAAAAGAACAGTTGACATTACCACAAAATGGTGGTGCACTAGATTGAAGGAAAGAGATTTTGCAGAAATTTATCATGTATGTGTGACAAAAGGCGGGTGCGTAGCCTCTTTCTAAGTTTCAACTGGTGTAGATGGCACTGGTTTAATCCAGTTACACCATAATCCAGTTTAAATTAGCTGCAACAATATTTTCTCTTTTGGCCATTTATCAAAGATTTCACTATATTCTGGTAAAATCCGAGTGTATTCCGGCTGGAATGGAATTAACCTTtgacaactaataatttcaaaCCAAACAGTCcgtttttgactaaaaaaaggTTTCCATTTTCTCACAGCAGCTTATAGCCATAGAAATTtcagtttaattaattatatatatcctttttaCTGaagaaaatttcttttattgGTTTCTTCAGGTGGATAGTTTTGGTCTGCAGAATGATGTTAAACATAGTCATCCAAACATTGTTATTGAATTGCCATGCTTCCAAAAGTATCTCACTGGCTATTTCTATGAAAAACATGGGCAAATTCTTGAATCTGATTTTCATGGTTTAGCTCAAGAGGTTGGTTCAGATGAACTAGACAGAAGTCTAGTTCATAGTTTGAAGGATGTGTTTGGATTCTCAGAGCTGAACCGGCACCTGATTGGTGAAGGTTCTCATAGACGTCTTGTCACCAATTTCAAGTTAAATATCAAGCCAGATGACATGTCATGGTTGAACAATCATTACTGTGAAGTAGTTGTTATTGAACGATTCCCGATTGGGGTCTTTGCCGATCCATTTGAGCTTCAGCATCTTGTTGAGCATCAAGGTAAAAAGCTTTccttttgcaatattttgcagCTGATTAGCTTTTTTTCTCTAATAGGATGTAATCTATTTTGAAATTTGCAGTTTTCGTTGATGTTGCTGTTTTTGGAGACACCAATTTGGAACTTCCCTCCGCACTTTCGAATAAGTCTGTTGTTGAGGTCCACATGAACACTACACATAATGTTCTATCAAGACAAAGTGAGATCACTGTGGAACTACCATTACATGCTAGGTATCCGGTGAGTGAAAGAGAAGTTATTCTTTTTCCTAAAATTTATAATAGCAACAACTTATAACTGACACTAGAACTATATGgttaatcataataaagaaaaaaaataaaaaaataaatatctgaaTAGACACATAAAATACCTATTAACAGTCTCATATGAAGGcaactgcttttttttttccgtgTGCAATACTTACAAGTAGACCGGTGACTGCAAATCCAACCAAGATTTTTTAGTTTCTGCAAACCTATTTAAGTTTCAAAATGCACTATTTTGCTAGCAGAATTGCAGCTTTTTATTAAATGCTTGAGAAACGGAGTGCTTCTTTATGGTGAGTTGTCAATTGTTCCATTAGATATTGATTGAGTTTATTGTCTCAATGGCTAGAGTATTTCCAGTAGATATGTATGGT
This genomic interval carries:
- the LOC120253763 gene encoding phosphatidylinositol-glycan biosynthesis class X protein-like, producing MFLNAANFSSSILFWRSKVFLFLLWGIVSLKVDSFGLQNDVKHSHPNIVIELPCFQKYLTGYFYEKHGQILESDFHGLAQEVGSDELDRSLVHSLKDVFGFSELNRHLIGEGSHRRLVTNFKLNIKPDDMSWLNNHYCEVVVIERFPIGVFADPFELQHLVEHQVFVDVAVFGDTNLELPSALSNKSVVEVHMNTTHNVLSRQSEITVELPLHARYPPLDVAGYTKIEFGQPDLLM